In a single window of the Phaeobacter sp. G2 genome:
- a CDS encoding short-chain fatty acyl-CoA regulator family protein, which produces MATQKLYAGAKLREMRTRLELTQKGFAAKLGVSLPYLNQMENNNRPVSTTVVLALAQEFGLDVTELSTGDSERLVSDMREAIADPVFADEPPPLADLRLTASNAPALARAFLSLHRAYRQTHERLASLDEALGREDSRIQASPWEEVRDFFHYCDNYIDAMDRAAERFAGSADVRLAATTALENAGITISITDMDGLRGYDPSTRTLRLSNRSSPPTQVFQLLLQVALLSQESLLEATLDFARFQSDEARAIAKIGLANYFAGAALMPYGRFLAAAQEDRHDLERLATRFGASIEQVAHRLSTLQRPGAKGIPFFFVRVDQAGTITKRHSATRLQFARFGGACPLWNVHRAFETPGRFLRQLAETPDGVRYISLARDVSKSGGSFGSPVRRYAISLGCEVRHAQALVYADNLEMSHASAYEPIGISCRICERKTCHQRSVPPLERRLSINNDQRGILPYEVS; this is translated from the coding sequence ATGGCGACACAGAAACTCTATGCAGGGGCAAAACTGCGCGAAATGCGGACCCGGCTTGAGCTGACACAAAAAGGATTTGCAGCCAAGCTCGGCGTGTCATTGCCCTACCTCAACCAGATGGAAAACAACAACCGGCCGGTATCGACCACCGTCGTTCTGGCGCTGGCGCAGGAGTTTGGCCTGGATGTGACAGAACTGTCGACAGGCGACAGTGAGCGGCTGGTGAGTGACATGCGCGAAGCCATTGCTGATCCGGTCTTTGCCGATGAGCCCCCGCCCCTGGCCGATCTGCGGCTCACCGCCTCCAATGCCCCTGCACTGGCCCGCGCCTTTCTCAGCCTGCATCGCGCCTATCGCCAAACCCATGAACGGCTTGCCTCGCTGGATGAGGCCCTGGGGCGCGAGGATTCCCGCATTCAGGCCAGCCCCTGGGAAGAAGTGCGCGACTTTTTCCATTATTGCGACAACTACATTGATGCCATGGACCGGGCCGCCGAACGCTTTGCCGGGTCCGCAGATGTGCGGCTTGCTGCCACAACTGCGCTGGAAAACGCCGGCATCACCATTTCCATCACCGATATGGACGGGCTGCGCGGCTATGATCCGAGCACCCGTACGCTGCGGCTCTCTAACCGCTCCAGCCCGCCGACGCAGGTGTTTCAGCTGCTGTTGCAGGTGGCGTTGCTTAGTCAGGAAAGCCTGCTGGAGGCGACATTGGATTTTGCCCGCTTCCAAAGCGATGAGGCCCGAGCCATCGCCAAAATTGGCCTCGCCAACTATTTCGCCGGGGCCGCGCTGATGCCCTATGGTCGCTTTCTTGCTGCCGCCCAAGAAGACCGTCACGACCTGGAACGCCTCGCCACCCGGTTTGGTGCCTCAATCGAACAGGTGGCGCATCGCCTTTCAACGCTGCAACGTCCCGGCGCCAAGGGTATTCCGTTTTTCTTCGTCCGCGTGGATCAGGCAGGCACCATCACCAAACGCCACTCTGCCACACGGCTGCAATTTGCCCGTTTTGGCGGTGCTTGCCCTCTGTGGAACGTGCACCGCGCCTTTGAAACGCCCGGGCGTTTCCTGCGGCAATTGGCCGAAACCCCGGACGGGGTGCGCTATATCTCGCTGGCGCGGGATGTGTCCAAATCAGGCGGCTCCTTTGGCTCGCCCGTGCGGCGCTACGCCATCTCTCTGGGCTGCGAAGTGCGTCATGCTCAGGCCCTGGTCTATGCTGACAATCTGGAAATGAGCCATGCCTCCGCCTATGAGCCCATCGGCATTTCTTGCCGCATCTGTGAGCGTAAAACCTGCCATCAGCGCTCGGTTCCGCCATTGGAACGCCGCCTCAGCATCAACAATGATCAGCGCGGTATTCTGCCCTACGAAGTAAGCTGA
- a CDS encoding YdcH family protein, with protein MSNTPHELAEEFPDKVEAMSQLKQNDAHFSKLADEYHEVNRAVHRAETNVEPLEELAEVELRKKRGALKDEIWNILAKA; from the coding sequence ATGTCCAATACCCCCCATGAACTGGCAGAAGAATTCCCCGACAAAGTGGAAGCCATGAGCCAGTTGAAACAAAACGATGCGCATTTTTCCAAGCTTGCGGATGAGTACCATGAGGTCAACCGCGCGGTACACCGCGCCGAAACCAACGTCGAGCCACTGGAAGAGCTGGCCGAGGTGGAGCTGCGCAAAAAGCGCGGCGCATTGAAAGACGAGATCTGGAACATCCTGGCCAAGGCCTGA
- the betA gene encoding choline dehydrogenase, translated as MKADYVIVGAGSAGCAMAYRLSEAGKSVLVIEHGGTDVGPLIQMPGALSYPMNMSLYDWGYKSQPEPHLDNRELVTPRGKVVGGSSSINGMVYVRGHAGDYNHWAESGAQGWSYADVLPYFKRMETWDSRGQGGDADWRGTDGPLHVTRGPRDNPLHDAFVSAGAQAGYPVTEDYNGEQQEGFGPMEMTVYKGQRWSAANAYLRPALKRDNCEMIRGFARKVVITEGRATGVEIERGGKVEVIEAEIEVILAASSINSPKLLMLSGIGPAEQLAEHGIEVVADRPGVGKNLQDHLEFYFQYACKQPITLFKYWNLLGKAWVGAQWFFSKTGLGASNQFESAAFIRSDKGVDYPDIQYHFLPIAVRYDGQAAAEGHGFQAHVGPMRSESRGEITLASADPKEAPKIFFNYMSTEQDWIDFRKCVRLTREVFAQEAMTPFVKHEIQPGDALQSDAEIDGFIREHAESAYHPCGTCKMGALEDPMAVVDPECRVIGVEGLRVADSSIFPRITNGNLNGPSIMTGEKAADHILGRRLPASNAEPWFNKNWQESQR; from the coding sequence ATGAAAGCGGATTATGTGATTGTTGGGGCGGGCTCGGCGGGCTGCGCCATGGCCTATCGTCTGTCTGAGGCGGGGAAATCCGTTCTGGTTATCGAACATGGTGGCACGGATGTCGGGCCGCTGATCCAGATGCCGGGTGCGCTGTCTTATCCGATGAATATGTCGCTCTACGACTGGGGCTACAAATCCCAGCCCGAGCCACATTTGGACAATCGTGAGTTGGTGACACCGCGCGGCAAGGTGGTAGGCGGCTCTTCTTCCATCAACGGCATGGTCTATGTGCGCGGCCACGCGGGCGATTACAACCACTGGGCCGAAAGCGGCGCCCAGGGGTGGTCCTATGCGGATGTGCTGCCCTATTTCAAACGGATGGAAACCTGGGACAGTCGCGGGCAGGGCGGCGATGCCGACTGGCGCGGCACGGATGGCCCGCTGCATGTGACCCGTGGCCCCCGCGACAATCCGCTGCATGATGCCTTTGTCTCGGCCGGCGCGCAGGCGGGCTACCCGGTGACCGAAGATTACAACGGTGAGCAGCAAGAGGGCTTTGGCCCGATGGAGATGACCGTCTACAAAGGCCAGCGATGGTCAGCCGCCAATGCCTATCTGCGGCCTGCGCTCAAGCGGGACAATTGCGAGATGATCCGGGGGTTTGCCCGCAAGGTGGTGATCACCGAAGGTCGCGCCACCGGGGTCGAGATTGAGCGCGGCGGCAAGGTTGAGGTCATTGAGGCCGAGATCGAGGTCATTCTGGCCGCCAGTTCAATCAATTCGCCGAAACTGTTGATGCTGTCGGGCATTGGCCCGGCGGAACAGCTGGCGGAGCATGGCATCGAGGTGGTTGCAGACCGCCCCGGCGTTGGGAAAAACCTGCAGGATCACCTGGAATTCTATTTCCAATATGCCTGCAAACAGCCCATCACCCTGTTCAAATACTGGAACCTTTTGGGCAAGGCCTGGGTTGGGGCCCAGTGGTTCTTTAGCAAGACCGGGCTGGGGGCCTCGAACCAGTTTGAAAGCGCGGCCTTCATCCGGTCCGACAAAGGGGTCGATTATCCAGATATCCAATACCATTTCCTGCCCATTGCGGTGCGCTATGACGGTCAGGCTGCGGCTGAAGGGCACGGGTTTCAGGCCCATGTGGGGCCGATGCGTTCAGAATCGCGCGGCGAGATTACCCTCGCCAGCGCCGACCCCAAAGAGGCGCCAAAGATTTTCTTTAACTATATGTCGACGGAACAGGACTGGATCGATTTCCGCAAATGTGTGCGCTTGACGCGAGAGGTCTTTGCACAGGAGGCCATGACGCCCTTTGTGAAGCACGAAATCCAGCCTGGTGACGCTTTGCAAAGCGATGCGGAGATTGACGGCTTTATCCGTGAACATGCGGAAAGCGCCTATCATCCCTGTGGCACCTGCAAAATGGGCGCGCTGGAGGATCCGATGGCAGTGGTTGATCCTGAATGTCGGGTGATTGGCGTCGAAGGGCTGCGCGTTGCCGACAGTTCCATTTTTCCACGCATTACCAATGGCAACCTGAACGGCCCCTCTATCATGACCGGGGAGAAGGCGGCAGACCATATTCTGGGACGGCGGTTGCCCGCCTCTAATGCCGAACCCTGGTTCAATAAAAACTGGCAGGAGAGCCAGCGTTAG